A genomic segment from Streptomyces sp. NBC_00654 encodes:
- a CDS encoding urease subunit gamma, producing MNLAPREIDKLLVYVVADLARKRQGRGLKLNYSESVALITEAILEAARDGRSVADCMELGRHVVGEDDTMPGVREMLGLLQVEASFVDGTKLVSCHDPIGG from the coding sequence ATGAACCTCGCGCCTCGCGAGATCGACAAACTGCTCGTGTACGTCGTGGCCGACCTGGCCCGCAAACGCCAGGGCCGCGGTCTCAAGCTCAACTACAGCGAGTCGGTGGCACTGATCACCGAAGCCATCCTCGAAGCGGCCCGGGACGGAAGGAGCGTGGCCGACTGCATGGAACTCGGCCGCCATGTCGTTGGCGAGGACGACACGATGCCCGGCGTACGGGAGATGCTCGGCCTGCTCCAGGTCGAGGCGTCCTTCGTCGACGGCACGAAGCTCGTCTCCTGCCACGACCCCATCGGCGGCTGA
- a CDS encoding cobalamin biosynthesis protein CbiX, with translation MAGRCRVIVVCGHEAAYGRAVADLTGPDVTVVPGGRELFRCLAELGRRGEESCVVPMTLGRDPELVADTARTLRALPAKDRAGTVLAEPFGTAQHLVGWLRAAAGRVPASDALLVTAPSGDPFEDAELYRVASLVRRYGNHPLVEVAFTGGDPDPAQGVRRCLLLGAARVVVLPAAFAVPGVPEVPGARVTVAGPPVSRSALLRVLAERVFDALRRREHGDDGIAAGLGAADHHGHHHTHPPGEGHEHGHEHGHEHGQAPGHSHGHVHVPAHGGGRHDDSHEHPHQHPHAPGAGHVLRSSA, from the coding sequence GTGGCCGGGCGATGCCGGGTGATCGTTGTCTGCGGACACGAGGCCGCGTACGGGCGGGCCGTGGCGGACCTGACGGGTCCGGACGTGACCGTGGTGCCCGGCGGACGGGAGCTGTTCCGGTGTCTTGCGGAGCTGGGCCGCCGGGGGGAGGAGAGCTGTGTCGTACCGATGACGCTCGGGCGCGACCCCGAACTCGTCGCCGACACCGCCCGTACGCTCCGGGCGCTGCCCGCGAAGGACCGGGCGGGGACGGTCCTGGCCGAACCGTTCGGCACCGCGCAGCACCTCGTCGGCTGGCTGCGGGCCGCCGCGGGCCGGGTACCGGCCTCCGACGCGCTGCTCGTCACGGCACCTTCCGGGGATCCGTTCGAGGACGCCGAGCTGTACCGGGTCGCGAGTCTCGTGCGGCGCTACGGGAACCACCCGCTGGTCGAGGTGGCGTTCACCGGCGGTGACCCCGATCCCGCGCAGGGGGTGCGGCGCTGTCTGCTGCTGGGCGCCGCCCGGGTGGTGGTGCTGCCGGCGGCGTTCGCGGTGCCCGGGGTCCCGGAGGTGCCGGGCGCCCGGGTCACCGTCGCCGGCCCGCCGGTGTCGCGCTCCGCCCTGCTGCGGGTGCTCGCCGAACGGGTCTTTGACGCCCTGCGCCGACGCGAGCACGGCGACGACGGGATCGCCGCCGGACTGGGCGCCGCCGACCACCACGGCCACCACCACACCCACCCACCGGGCGAGGGCCACGAGCACGGCCACGAGCACGGCCACGAGCACGGTCAGGCACCCGGCCACAGCCATGGTCACGTCCATGTCCCCGCCCACGGCGGGGGCCGGCACGACGACAGCCACGAGCACCCGCATCAGCACCCGCACGCCCCCGGCGCGGGACACGTTCTCAGGAGCTCCGCATGA